The bacterium genome includes a region encoding these proteins:
- a CDS encoding OmpH family outer membrane protein: MKKVITILILSLTVSAQLWANNIAVFNIQDVVDSIDEGKKAKSAMETSMSDAQKKQKEFTELQTKFGKLQEEFGKMRLAWDKKVLEQKQNALIAMQKDLQSKAVELQKLDNELRKKELQYQAVIGKKIQEVIKKIASTGSYDLILEKLESGVHFSKPKMDITDLVIKEYNKVHKK, from the coding sequence ATGAAAAAAGTTATAACAATTTTAATCTTAAGTTTAACTGTATCTGCTCAGTTGTGGGCAAACAATATTGCTGTTTTTAATATTCAAGATGTTGTTGATAGCATTGATGAAGGTAAAAAGGCTAAATCAGCAATGGAAACATCAATGTCAGATGCTCAGAAAAAGCAAAAAGAGTTTACTGAGCTTCAAACCAAGTTTGGAAAATTACAAGAAGAGTTTGGTAAAATGCGTTTGGCCTGGGATAAAAAAGTTTTAGAACAAAAGCAAAATGCGCTTATTGCAATGCAAAAAGATTTACAAAGTAAGGCCGTTGAGCTGCAAAAATTAGACAACGAACTTCGTAAAAAAGAGCTTCAGTATCAGGCTGTAATCGGTAAAAAAATCCAAGAAGTGATTAAAAAAATTGCATCAACGGGTTCATATGATTTAATTTTAGAAAAGTTGGAGTCTGGAGTTCACTTCAGTAAGCCAAAAATGGATATCACAGATTTGGTGATCAAAGAGTACAATAAAGTGCATAAAAAATAA